CCTGGGCGATCACGAACGAACTGATGGTGGCAAGTATTGCATGGCGCGAGATGCAGGTACAATATGGCTAACTAAATGAGCAGAAATCAAGGCTTGCGGACCTGAACGCGGAGAAGAAGGCAACATACAATTCCACGCTCTCAACATCGACCAGCAGACGGACATGCACCGAAGGCACACGAGTCAGCATCCTCTCCGAGCTCGAACGCTGGGTGTCTGCCTCGGACCAAAAGGCGGTGTACTGGATGAGCGGAATGGCCGGCACCGGCAAGACCACCATCGCATGCACCTTTGCCAAATGGCTCGAGACCGAGAAACTCCTAGCAGCGAGCTTCTTCTGCACAAGGACGTCTGCCGACTGCCGCGACGTAACTCGGATCGTACCGACAGTGGCATACCAGCTCGCACGGTACTGCATCCCGTTCCAGTCGGCGCTGTGCGACGTTCTCGGAAACGACCCGGACTTGGGAACGAAGGACATCAGGACGCAGTTCGAACGGCTGTTAGTCGACCCACTGAAGACAATCAAGAACGACATACCGAGCAAcctggtggtggtgatcgATGCGCTGGACGAGTGCGACGACCAACGAGGAGTGGAGCAAGTGCTGGATATGCTGTTCAAGCACGCCAGTCAGCTGCCAATCAAGTTCTTCGTGACGAGTCGACCCGAGGCGGAGATCTATACGACAATGACGACCCATGCACGGTTGCGTGCGGCGATATACCTACACGACATCGAAAAGTCGCTGGTCAGGGCGGACATCGAGCTATACCTAAAGCAGGAGCTTTCGTCTACCATCCCCGGGCTACCGAATGAAGTCCTCAAGCAGCTTGTCGATCGATCCGGGGTGCTGTTCATCTATGCGGCTACGCTTGTTCGCTACATTCGACCCGGGACCGGCAAGGCCAATTCTCGCGAACGGCTGAACACGGTACTGGGCATGACGGCCGAGTCGGGTCAAGAGAACTCACAGATCGATAAGCTATATACGGCGATACTGAAGTCGGCGCTGGATGACGAAGAACTAGAAGCATCGGAGAAAGAGGCGGCGCAGGCGGTGCTACGTACGGTGCTGTTTGCCCAAGAGCCGATATCGCTGGAGACCATCGGGGCACTATCCGGGATCGACAATACACACCGAGTGGAGTGTGCGCTGAATGGGCTTCGATCAGTGCTGCACCACTCGGAGGCTACAAAACTGGTGACCACGCTGCATGCATCGTTTCCGGACTTTATGTTCAGCCAGGCCCGGTCAGGGCAATACCACTGCGACGTCAAGGAGCATAGTCCAGGGCTGACGAGTCGATGCTTTGGGGTGATGAAGGACCAGCTACGGTTCAACATATGCGACCTGCCATCGTCATTCATACGCGACAGCCAGGTCGACAACATACAACACCGAATCAAGACCAAGATCTCGTCAACACTGGCGTATGCATGCCGCTACTGGCCGAGTCATCTGGCTCAGACGAGAGTGTCGGAAGACATGGTGGTGGCGCTGAAGGAGTTTGTATCGGATCGgctgctgttctggatggaggtgatGTGCCTGCGGCGAGAGCTGCTGTTTGGAATCCACGGGTGGTTGGCAATTAAGCGATGGATAACGGCGAGTATGATGATGATGGTCACCTGTGCTGATTGCTGACAGCACTGATAGGAGTCAGGGTCCGAATCCTCCGAGTTGCGGCAATGGGTCGAGGATGCCATCAACTTCTGCACCAGCTATGCCTCCAGTCCAGCGTCGCAGTCCACGCCACACATCTATATCTCATGCCTGCCTTTCTGTCCTCGGTCGAGCTCGGTATATACGCACTACTGGCATCGGATGCAAGGGCTGCTGGAGCTGAAGGGAAGCCTGATGGACCGCAGAGAGACAGCCGCAGTGGCAACCTGGAACATTGGCGAGCTAGTATGGTCGGTGGCATACTCGGTGGATGGGAGTCGAGTGGCAACGGGATGCAGTGACCCAACAGTGAACATACGGGACGCATACGATGGCACGGTGGTTGTTGGTCCACTCCAGGCTCACACCGACCATGTCCATTCGGTGGTGTTCTCGCGTGATGGCAGACTTCTGGCCTCTGGGTCAGAAGATCGCACGATCCGGGTGTGGGACGTGCGCACCGGCAGTCTTGTTGCCGGCCCATTCCAGGGTCACACCTGGTATGTCAACTCGGtctcgttctcacccgacagcAAGCGTATAGTCTCTGGCTCCTTCGACAACACCATTTATATATGGAACACAGTCGATGGCACACAGCTTTGCGGTCCATTGCAGGGCCATACCGATTCAGTCCGCTCTGTGACGTTCTCACCGGACGGCACTCTCATTGCCTCTGCCTCCGACGACAAGACGATCCGACTGTGGCGCTCGGACGACGGCACTCCTGCTGCTTCACCGCTGCAAGGCCATATCAAAGCTGTCCGGTCCGTTGTATTCAGTCCTGATGGCACTCTGCTTCTCAGCGGGTCAGAGGACATGAGCGTTCGTGTATGGAGGGTGTCTGATGGGTCGGCTGTCACCACTCCGTTTCGAGGTCATACAGATACCGTCCAATCGGTCACAGTGTCGCCTGATGGAACACTTGTTGCATCTGGCTCTTATGATAAGACTGTGCGAGTGTGGAGGATCGCCGATGGGTCCCTTGCTGCCGGTCCATTTGTTGGCCATACTGGTACTATTATGTCAGTTGGGTACTCACCGGATGGGACACGAGTCATCTCTGGCTCTCGGGATCGGACGGTGCGAGTGTGGAATGTGCGAAAGGGCATTGTAACTCCTGCATCAGATCATGCTCTACCTCATATCAGATCCCTCTGGTTCTCGCCCGACAATGGCCACGTATTCACCAAATCGAACCAGGGCGAAATGCAGATGTGGGATGTGTCGAATGGCACCTCCCGGCCGGCCCCACCCGACATACGGCTTTCCCGCCCGCTATCTTCCTCAACATTTCCCAAAAGCTTATATACTGCCCAAACCAATAACCATGGGGAGCTAGTACAGCTCGTGCGGAAGGATAATGGGACTGTGGCTGCTGGACCGTTTGACCCCATCCCTCGAATGCTGAGGTTTACGGACAGTGCCCATGTTATTTTAGTTTTCGATGATGGCACAATTCAAGGCATATCTCTGCAAACTGGAGAGGCCGTTTTCCGCTTATGTTCCGCCAGGAATGGCCAGGTTGACAACATTGCAGTATGCTCGGATGGCTCACTTCTTGCGTCAGTTGACAACAATGCCTTCCCTCATCGTAGCCTACGAGTCTGGAGTACGACCTCGCCTATTCTGGAGTTCCGGGCTCCTGCCGGTGCCCCTTCCACCTCAGGATCAAGTCAGACTCTTTCCGACCTTTACGATGGATGTCGTGTCGATTGGGATGGGTGGCTGATCAATAGCCGTAATGACTTGTTGCTGTGGCTTCCGGTGGAGATCGCTGATACAGGACTGTCCCCGTTCGTGTCGGTGATTGTTACAATGTCTGGCACATTAGAGGTCCCGAAGCAGTGGCTGGTGGCTGGACAAGAGTGGGGGAAATGTTATGCAAGAGGCTGATCATATGGGACATTGGATGTCAGATTATTATGAATATCAAGTTTTATTGTATGTTGTATTCATGATACGATGGGTGCATCCTTGTTCAGATCAATGCAGAAGCGAATTATCTGCTATGTAATAATTGCGAAATATATTACTTCGACTCTGTGACGGCCAAGCCATGGTACACTACTGCTCGTATAAGGATTTACAATGCCGTGAATCACTAGTAAGAGTCATATATTCAGCTATTGACCTAGTTTAGCAAGCTCCCCCTCAATCCATTCCTTTGCACCCTTGGCTGCCTCTTTCGGCTGTCCCTTGTATCGCATCAAATATCCCTGAAGGTGTGCAACCGAGAATTTGCCCGGTGGAATCGTATCGGCGTATTCTTTTGCATAGCTGTCCATGATCTCCTTTTCAGAGTTCGGTTCTGCAGGGTAGAACAGCCGGAACAGCTGCTCGGCCTGCCACCGAGTTGCATGGCTATACTCAATCTTCACATCCATTCGTCCCTATGTGCACCATAGTTTAATCAAAAAAGCGCTGACGAGAGCCAAATCACACTTACGGGTCTTGACAGGGCAGGATCAAGTCGCTCCGGATGATTAGTGGTCGCAAATAGCAGTCGACCTTCCTGCGCCTGTACGCCGTCTATGGTATTCAGAAGGCCTGAAAGCGTGACCCCGGACTTTTCGACGCTCTCGCCTCTATGGTTCGTAGCCTGAACGGGTGGGGCCGCAGATCGGTCAATGAATGCGGCGTCGATGTCTTCGTATAGAAGAATACATCGATCAGGAGTGTTCGAGATGAGGTCGGCCAGGACACTATCGTCGATACTGAAGTTCGGATCGTTAGGGTGAGGGTGAGCAAAAGGACCGAGGTCATGACATACGTCTTGAGCGATAAAGGCACAATATAAATATCCAACCGGAGTTCGCTTGCCAGGGCATGAATGGAGCTAGACTTGCCCGATCCCGGTGTCCCTATGGAATGGCAGTATATTATGGACCAGGCCACGAGGCAAATCAACGACAATTCAAGACACACCATAAAGTAGATACCCTCGTCGATAGGGAATTCCTCGATCCGCATACCATCGCTCGTTACCCAGGAACTCGTTCGCGTCCTCCAGCAGTTGGCGCTTGACCTCGGGCTCCAGCACCACACTTCCAAAGTCGCGGTGGGGCTTTGAACTCAGTCGTCTCCAGTTGCCATATCTGTCAACACGGCCGGCCAACGTGAACAAATGAAAGGCTGTGGATCACGGAAAGACCCACTGATCTCCGATATGAATTTGAATTTCTGCAAGGTCTCGGGCACGGTGTTCTTGGGCGGCTTTTTCGATAAGCTCGTGAAGTGCCGTCCGAGAAAATGTGAACAAGCTGAGCAGTTGAGAATCCAGACCTGGTGAGGGTTAGGTTGGAACAGGCACGCACGTTAGAGTAATCTTTTCTATATTGTATCCTGGTCCGTAGTCTTCTTTCATAGACATTCTGCTCCGTTGCACTCGCATGAGTCGTGAACCATAGAACATCCAAAGTCGGTTGTCTAAATCTCAAGTCATAATTCCATCCAGCAGGTATTTTCAGTCTATCGACATACCATGAGAGGGGAGATACTGAGCCAAAGATCCATCGTTATGCGGCGCGCTGTGTTTGGAATACAAAGCCGACATTCCAGGTGAAGGAACGGCGATGCTGGACAATGTTCGCGTGCGAGGTCTTGCGATCACGTCGAAGTCCCGAGATGAGGTATAGCCCGGTTGCTCTGTTTTGATTTTAGCACAAACAACTGCGACAGGTCTAAACGAACGACTTACGTGCAAGCCATTCACTGATCCACTCGAAAGCCTCATTTCCAGACTCAAATGTTGCGGTTACCGTGCAGTCTACAAATAATTAGACCCCCAAAGAGTTGAGAAGAACAGAAGCTGATCTTACTAGTACTAATCCAAGACCACAGCGCATCAAATATTCTCCGAGTGACATCGATCACAGCACCAATCAAGATGCCACTCGTGCTGTCGCGTACGTGAGGGGATAAAGCATTAAACGATTTGCTGAAGACAGAGGGAATCTGTCTTCCTAGACCAACGGTTGTCGCTATACTCTCGTGCATAAGCGCGAGGGCTTCCAAGGGACGATCGAGTTCCAGGAACGAATCATCTGCACAGGACGCGGAGTAGTTCAAGGGGAGTTGTCAAACAAGCGCTCATATCCAGGGTCTCGGTTTACAATTTCTCGTGTAACAAGAGAGCGTTACCGTAACTCCACTCAACTCGACCACGATTATTCCCACCGCGCTCCGAACGAACTATCAGAGAACTTGAGGCACTCGCAGAATCTCGCACACTCATAAGCTATCTTCGGTGGTCATACTATATCATTGGGCTTTCGAACCAGAGCTTGGCACTGGCACAGCAACTTCTTGAGCCTCGACCATATGCTCAGCTGTCGACTCCATGCGACGTCCCGGCCTTCTTTGAATCAAGCACGTTTACATTTCCTTTTCGACGCTTGTCCTTGCTGCATCCATCTCCCCTTCTGCTCCAAAGATGCGGTCTCGCTAGCTGCTTACATGGGTCTACAATGTGGATCTGCCTATCGTCCCATATGGCTGGCCTGCAAGAGTACCTCGTGACTCATCCTCACGCTTCACTTTAAAAGCGCACGTTCCTAACTCTCTCTGACTTGGTGTCGACGGCTGTTTGCTCAGATACTCTCGGTTCCTACTCCTTGCTCTCATGTATTTTCTGAGTGCTGCAGTGTGCGCCGCTGCGGCGTTGACCACTTTGACGTTTGCTGCGCCCGCCCAATCCACCGGCCAATATGCAGGAACAAAAATCATCCGCGTCCCCACTGGTAGCCAAGAACAAACAGACAAACTCGCGAACCTGATCACCACTCTCGGCGTGCCGACCTGGACCTCTGCCCGCGTGCCTCACTCTCACGTCGACGTTCAGGTCTCCAAGGATCGCCTTGATAGCTTCCATAAGGCACTCAAGGAAGTCAGCCCGGATCTTGACTCTCAGCTTATTACCATGCACGACGATCTTGCGGTTAGCATTGCCAAGGAAGCTGAAGGCATGAACAGCCCCTACCGTGATGCCTTTGGTTCGTCGTCATTTTTTTGATTCGATTTTTAGTTGCGAGGGATTAATTGTACTTGGTAGCTGGATTGGCGAACGAGGCATGGTTCAACAGCTATCACACCTATGCGGACCACCTTCAATTCTTGAAAGACCTCGCCACGACGTTCCccaacaatgccaaggtcGTCACCAGCGGCACTTCATACGAAGGCCGTACTATCACCGGTATTAACATTTACGGAAGCTCTGGTGGGTTCGCTCCCGGTCAGACATAGTTTGATTTTGCTCAATTGATATTATAGGCTCCGGCACTAAGCCTGCCGTAATCTTCCACGGTACTGTTCACGCACGGGAGTGGATTGGCACTTTGGTATAGTACCTCGTAGCTTTTTTGCGTTCGTTTGCTCACCCGAATGCAGGTCACCGAGCAAATTGCATACAGCTTACTATCGAACTACACCACCTCGTCGACGATCAAAAGCTACGTTGACAAATACGATTTCTACATTTTCCCCATCGTCAATCCCGATGGTAAGTGCGCTCAACCAACGCAAGCGCTGCATCTGATGCCTCGTATTTTAGGGTTTGCTTATACCCAATCGAGCGACCGTCTCTGGCGTAAGAATCGCCAACCTCCTCCATCCGGCTCGACCTGCTACGGTCGTGATATTAACCGAAACTGGGCATGGCAATGGGGTACCGGCGGATCATCCACCAGCCCTTGCGCGGAGGACTACCGAGGTAATTAATCAACCGAAACTTCCCGAGGACTCTATTTAACACCACTTTGTAGGTGCATCTGCCGGGGACTCCCCCGAATTCAAGGCCCTCTCTGCTTTCCTCAACGCAAGGGCCAACTCGGCTGCTGGTGCCAAGCTCTACATCGACTTCCACGCTTATGGACTATACTTCATGGGCCGTACGTTTCCATTTTTTTTCGGAAGAACGTATCATATAATGAACTGACCCTGATCTTAGCATATGGCTACTCTTGCACCGCGAACGCAGCCGACAAGACCGAGCACACCAAGATGGAACAAGGGTTCGCGGCCGCCTTCAAGGCTCCATACGGCAAGACCCTCAAGACCGGACCCATCTGCCAGACGATCTACCAGGCTTCGGGAAGCAGTGTTGATTATGCTTATGGCTACTCCAAGATCAAGTACTCGTTTACTCCCGAGTTGCGCGGCGCGTCGTCCGGTAATGGATTCGTGCTTCCGCCTGCTGAGATTAGGCCGTCGGGTATTGAGGCGTACGAGGGTGTCAAGTATTTGTTGGCGAATATGGTGTAGATGTACGAAATTTATGTGTGTAGAATAGTGAATGGTTATAGGTCCAGTTGAACTTTTCATGGCTTCGATCACTTCTTAATATGCTCGCTATAATCATTTAGAGCGAATATGTCAAATTGCGCTGGAAACCTTATCGCGCTCGAAGCTTTGGTATCGACTAGGGGTCCAACACGTGTGAGCTTTGCCTACTCTGGATCTCTGAAATACGCTCTGCCTGTGGCGCGGCACGTCTAATAAAGGAGACAATGGATCTACCGGGGGACCCAATCCTGTATTTGACCGGGGCCTCGGAAGGCCCAGTTTGTAATGACATTGTGGGTGCTCTGGGTAATGCCGTCCGGGGTAAATGGAATAAATTAGAGTCTCTCGTCGCGTATTTGTACAGGGATATTAGATTAGAAAATACAGTAAATCCTAGATTTCAGTTCCTCCgaccttgcccttgatggaATATGGGAAAGGACTTAGCGAATTGGTGACAGTGCGGATGGCAGGGACTATCTCCCGACCATGAGCAGAGCTCGTATGAACAATAATTCTATGCAAAGCTTGAGCAAGAGCTTGACTCGTCGTAGCTCGAGGAACGCTCTGCTTCGAATGGGCCTCGATGACAATCGTCCATTCTTCCCAAGGTACTTCTTCCTACAATATGAAATAATGTGAGCAATTTCTCGGTGGAAATTACAAGTGATGGTACCTCGGCGGAAGAAAACCATCCCTTGTTGGTCCGTAATTCCGAGAATATGACCATCATTTGGCCTCGTTTTCGTCCCGCGGTACCAAGACCGGGTGAATCGTCTAGCAATTGTTTGAACTGGTCGATTTTGCGGTCGACCTGGCGGCTTAGGTTGTCGTCGTCTATTACTGGCTGACAAGATTAGGCGGTTTGAGTTGGTGATCCATGTACTCTTGTCGTTGGGTCTACGTACCATGGTAACATCAAGCATATCCCGACTGGTTGGCTTGACGAATCCAAATGCTCTGTGAAATAGTATTGCATGAATCAATCCACGAAGAAGCTCCCTGGTCAGTTCACGATCTACTTTCTAGAAAATAGAGAAATGTTTAGTTAGTGGCGAGCTATGGGTATAACGTGGATCGTACAAACTCAAACACGATCTTGATTGGTCCCGAATCCATCTTTCCAAACTGCAACTGTTATCTTTCGGGATTATTAAATTCACAATATGTGATGCTTGGAGAGTTCTGGATGTGCACCAGTCAAATGGCTTAGCAGCAGATCTCTCGAGCCTGTGTGGTGGGTGGAAGCAACCGGTCCGGCGCTTCCTTGGCACAGCCATATTGATGACTAAAGGCCACGAGCGCGGATCATTCTACGGAATTAGGCCAGGTTGAACCTTCAATTAACTTCCACCACAGACGGCATTTCTAGATTATTTTTCACTTCATTACAGCGCGCTAGAACGATACCGTACAAGCCTTGGGATAGTATGACAATAGTGGTGCTCCCAATGTCAGGTGTGGTCCCTGGCCGACATGACCAATAGCGTCGCAGGGACATCCCCCAGAGCCCAGCAACCATCGCGCATCAGGTTTCGTATTTTTTTTAGCCTTGGAATCAGATCAACGCATCAATTCAAGAAGGACTATCCTGGACTTCTCGGTCCGCCGAGCAAATACCAAAACAACCATAACCTCTACTTTCGCCCGATGAGCCCGAGACTACCCATATATAACTCTAACAAATGCCCAGAGCGCTCATTATTCACTTGCTTCTGTAAACACCCAGCGTTACTCCGACTCTCTTTGGTTCTCGGCGTTTTCTTTTCGGTATACACTTACACTCAAATGAGGCTTCACTCTGTTGCTCTGGGCACCGGCCTGCTTGGTGCCTCCGCCGTTTCCGCGGCGAAGAATAGCTTGCCAGTGAACAAGGTGTACGGTACTAACGTGAGTATCAATAACTCTTTTCCTTCATCTCCGATTTACTGACGGGAACTTCCGAACAGCTTGGAAGCTGGTATGTTGAAGTACGGGTACTTGGTAAACATGAATAATTCTGACCGGAGGTAATGCTATAGGTTATTGGCTGAACCTTGGATGTTTCCTAATGAATGGGTAAATAAAATGGGCGGCGATAGCTGTGAGGCCGATTGTTCCTCTTGTGCGTTCAGCGAATTGTACGTGTTCTCGCGCCGAAACTTCGTGTTCCAGGCTCACATCCACATTAGCGATTTGGTTAAAAAGCTCGGTCAAGAGCAAGCAGACAAAGTGTTCAATGAACACTGGTAAGCGCTCACAGATATCGCTATTGTAAATTTCAATATACTAACGGTCTGTCAGGGCCACATGGTTCACCGAGAAGGACGCGGACATCATCAAGAATGCAGGCCTCAACACGATTCGTATCCCACTCGGCTACTGGATCGTCGAATCCCTTGTAGACCGCTCTACTGAATACTACGTGCGTCTGATAAAAACTAATTTCCCGGCATTCATCTGAACGAGTGATCCAGCCTCGCGGTGGAATGAAGTACCTGAAGAAAGGTCTTCGCTGGCTCAAGCAAAGGGGTATTCACGTCATGCTTGATCATCACGCTTTGCCTGGTGTCGCGTCTGCCAACCAGATGTTCGCAGGCCGCTGTACGACTGATGTCCAATTCTACGTGCGTTGTAGTCGTATGCAA
The Rhizoctonia solani chromosome 8, complete sequence DNA segment above includes these coding regions:
- a CDS encoding Vegetative incompatibility protein HET-E-1; its protein translation is MSTRNNRSNRKKGKVRRWLDSLLCVSSPEDPVGPPTQQRPSSHASLPLEPIQDAHTDAPNNDNTEQQAPLHASPPAEPTQSADVDSVNDENAPLPTSQSPSRTGTPVDTSGVKSGAWEGLRASLKTLRDTPAMFGPLVSAASVLVDCFDTIEVAARNQQDYEHLATELDTLAKSLVTTCKGGAPSSVTDCVKGIAIVIKREAEEIENKVGRGTGRRMVMANADGEDLVRRYRRIESLFRQLQTNIGMSTWAITNELMVASIAWREMQKSRLADLNAEKKATYNSTLSTSTSRRTCTEGTRVSILSELERWVSASDQKAVYWMSGMAGTGKTTIACTFAKWLETEKLLAASFFCTRTSADCRDVTRIVPTVAYQLARYCIPFQSALCDVLGNDPDLGTKDIRTQFERLLVDPLKTIKNDIPSNLVVVIDALDECDDQRGVEQVLDMLFKHASQLPIKFFVTSRPEAEIYTTMTTHARLRAAIYLHDIEKSLVRADIELYLKQELSSTIPGLPNEVLKQLVDRSGVLFIYAATLVRYIRPGTGKANSRERLNTVLGMTAESGQENSQIDKLYTAILKSALDDEELEASEKEAAQAVLRTVLFAQEPISLETIGALSGIDNTHRVECALNGLRSVLHHSEATKLVTTLHASFPDFMFSQARSGQYHCDVKEHSPGLTSRCFGVMKDQLRFNICDLPSSFIRDSQVDNIQHRIKTKISSTLAYACRYWPSHLAQTRVSEDMVVALKEFVSDRLLFWMEVMCLRRELLFGIHGWLAIKRWITASMMMMESGSESSELRQWVEDAINFCTSYASSPASQSTPHIYISCLPFCPRSSSVYTHYWHRMQGLLELKGSLMDRRETAAVATWNIGELVWSVAYSVDGSRVATGCSDPTVNIRDAYDGTVVVGPLQAHTDHVHSVVFSRDGRLLASGSEDRTIRVWDVRTGSLVAGPFQGHTWYVNSVSFSPDSKRIVSGSFDNTIYIWNTVDGTQLCGPLQGHTDSVRSVTFSPDGTLIASASDDKTIRLWRSDDGTPAASPLQGHIKAVRSVVFSPDGTLLLSGSEDMSVRVWRVSDGSAVTTPFRGHTDTVQSVTVSPDGTLVASGSYDKTVRVWRIADGSLAAGPFVGHTGTIMSVGYSPDGTRVISGSRDRTVRVWNVRKGIVTPASDHALPHIRSLWFSPDNGHVFTKSNQGEMQMWDVSNGTSRPAPPDIRLSRPLSSSTFPKSLYTAQTNNHGELVQLVRKDNGTVAAGPFDPIPRMLRFTDSAHVILVFDDGTIQGISLQTGEAVFRLCSARNGQVDNIAVCSDGSLLASVDNNAFPHRSLRVWSTTSPILEFRAPAGAPSTSGSSQTLSDLYDGCRVDWDGWLINSRNDLLLWLPVEIADTGLSPFVSVIVTMSGTLEVPKQWLVAGQEWGKCYARG
- a CDS encoding mitochondrial chaperone BCS1 codes for the protein MSVRDSASASSSLIVRSERGGNNRGRVEWSYDDSFLELDRPLEALALMHESIATTVGLGRQIPSVFSKSFNALSPHVRDSTSGILIGAVIDVTRRIFDALWSWISTNCTVTATFESGNEAFEWISEWLAQQPGYTSSRDFDVIARPRTRTLSSIAVPSPGMSALYSKHSAPHNDGSLAQYLPSHDNRLWMFYGSRLMRVQRSRMSMKEDYGPGYNIEKITLTLFTFSRTALHELIEKAAQEHRARDLAEIQIHIGDQYGNWRRLSSKPHRDFGSVVLEPEVKRQLLEDANEFLGNERWYADRGIPYRRGYLLYGTPGSGKSSSIHALASELRLDIYIVPLSLKTIDDSVLADLISNTPDRCILLYEDIDAAFIDRSAAPPVQATNHRGESVEKSGVTLSGLLNTIDGVQAQEGRLLFATTNHPERLDPALSRPGRMDVKIEYSHATRWQAEQLFRLFYPAEPNSEKEIMDSYAKEYADTIPPGKFSVAHLQGYLMRYKGQPKEAAKGAKEWIEGELAKLGQ
- a CDS encoding extracellular matrix protein 14 encodes the protein MYFLSAAVCAAAALTTLTFAAPAQSTGQYAGTKIIRVPTGSQEQTDKLANLITTLGVPTWTSARVPHSHVDVQVSKDRLDSFHKALKEVSPDLDSQLITMHDDLAVSIAKEAEGMNSPYRDAFAGLANEAWFNSYHTYADHLQFLKDLATTFPNNAKVVTSGTSYEGRTITGINIYGSSGSGTKPAVIFHGTVHAREWIGTLVTEQIAYSLLSNYTTSSTIKSYVDKYDFYIFPIVNPDGFAYTQSSDRLWRKNRQPPPSGSTCYGRDINRNWAWQWGTGGSSTSPCAEDYRGASAGDSPEFKALSAFLNARANSAAGAKLYIDFHAYGLYFMGPYGYSCTANAADKTEHTKMEQGFAAAFKAPYGKTLKTGPICQTIYQASGSSVDYAYGYSKIKYSFTPELRGASSGNGFVLPPAEIRPSGIEAYEGVKYLLANMV
- a CDS encoding autophagy-related protein — translated: MDSGPIKIVFEFKVDRELTRELLRGLIHAILFHRAFGFVKPTSRDMLDVTMPVIDDDNLSRQVDRKIDQFKQLLDDSPGLGTAGRKRGQMMVIFSELRTNKGWFSSAEEEVPWEEWTIVIEAHSKQSVPRATTSQALAQALHRIIVHTSSAHGREIVPAIRTVTNSLSPFPYSIKGKVGGTEI